In one Denitratisoma sp. genomic region, the following are encoded:
- a CDS encoding PAS-domain containing protein, giving the protein MTAGLVLAAGVLISCLAAWALSDHLAREARARFESSAETAFAQLEKRLDDFRNLILGLQGLFIASERVDRREFHRYSENLQLNQRLPGLQALSFQRHVRHRDKAAFTERVRKDRSLDPKGYPAFSIRPEGNRPDYVVIEFIEPMAANLAAFGYDAGTQAGNVDAIRLARDSGRFQISAPFKVVQSPDGAPRLVLRAPAYRHGAPVGSVEQRRAALEGFVVLTVDSHAAFGDFFHRLDVDGVRIHVEDAGLSQPGSAGSRMTVFEGGTSVEGLPLYSRKTAIEFGGRNWEVSYDAHAAWLRGQPGRGMPALVLIGGLIISHLLAALYLVQARSRERAHRLARDMTQVLRTTLETMSQGISVVDADLRLIGHNRRLLELLDFPPSLIHEGTTLEDVFRFNAERGEYGPGDVEAQVRERVERARHFVPHRLKRTRPDGKVLEIIGTPLPDGGFVTTYADITEQERIAAEIRRERDFRQRLIESVPGIFYLISQDGRFLLWNRNFETIAGYSSEDMSAAHPLDFFEGSDRELIASRIGKVFADGSTTAEARFKSKDGTARPFFFTGERIELEDGRPGLIGVGLDISERKQAEAALARQTAILQATLEAMDQGISVVDADLNMSALNKRFCELLDLPESLAGGGASFADFARFNARRGEYGPCDIETKVQEMVERARNFQPHCFRRTRPNGRVIEVRGNPMPGGGFVTTYTDVTEQELAQTALKRSEQRYRQLIELSPDAVYVHRNHIILFANPAAARLWGLDSADQAIDRNLLDFIHDESRELVRQRIARVEAEPAPFRLPWAEQEYRRSDGTTIPVEGSATAIELEDGPAILSVIRDISARRQAEAALRGSEARFRHIVEQSPISMAIVSMDGTIEFINRKAIDTFGYQLEDIPDMGAWWVKAYPDETYRSEVVAQWMGLVEKAIALNQEIEAREYRVTCKDGSVKTMSIFGVPVAEKVFVMFDDITARKRAEAEILLLNETLERRVHERTAELEASNQELESFSYSVSHDLRAPLRALNGFSHLLEEEYAQKFDENGLNYLARIRAASKRMGELIDNLLDLARVSRQELRRVPVDLSVLADEIRESLEDQFPQRKVDWQIAPDLHVNADPVLMKALLDNLLSNAWKFTAERKDARIELSADLSGRGKVYCVRDNGAGFEMAYADKLFKPFQRLHDPKRFEGTGIGLAIAHRVLLRHGGRIWAESSPGQGAAFFFTLS; this is encoded by the coding sequence ATGACGGCAGGCCTCGTGCTGGCGGCCGGGGTGCTGATTTCCTGTCTGGCAGCATGGGCGCTCTCGGACCATCTGGCGCGCGAGGCCCGGGCACGCTTCGAGTCCAGCGCCGAAACCGCCTTCGCCCAGCTTGAGAAGCGGCTGGACGACTTCCGCAACCTGATTCTCGGCCTGCAAGGCCTGTTCATCGCCTCAGAGAGGGTCGATCGCCGAGAATTCCATCGCTACAGCGAGAACCTGCAGCTCAATCAGCGCCTTCCCGGCCTGCAGGCCCTGTCCTTCCAGCGTCATGTCCGCCACCGCGACAAGGCCGCCTTCACCGAACGCGTACGCAAGGACCGCAGCCTGGACCCGAAGGGGTACCCCGCCTTCAGCATCCGGCCTGAAGGCAACCGGCCGGACTATGTCGTGATCGAGTTCATCGAGCCCATGGCCGCCAATCTGGCGGCGTTTGGCTATGACGCAGGCACTCAGGCCGGCAATGTCGATGCCATCCGGCTGGCACGGGACAGCGGTCGCTTCCAGATTTCGGCGCCGTTCAAGGTCGTGCAAAGCCCCGACGGCGCACCTCGCCTGGTCCTGCGTGCCCCCGCCTACCGCCATGGCGCGCCCGTCGGCAGCGTCGAGCAGCGCCGTGCCGCCCTGGAAGGCTTCGTCGTACTGACGGTCGACAGCCATGCCGCATTCGGCGATTTCTTCCACCGGCTCGACGTCGACGGCGTGCGCATCCACGTCGAGGACGCCGGACTGTCCCAGCCCGGCAGCGCCGGCTCGCGCATGACGGTCTTCGAGGGCGGCACCTCGGTGGAAGGGCTGCCGCTGTACTCGCGGAAAACCGCCATCGAGTTCGGCGGCAGGAATTGGGAAGTAAGTTACGACGCCCATGCCGCGTGGCTGCGCGGCCAGCCCGGCCGCGGCATGCCCGCCCTGGTCCTGATCGGCGGATTGATCATCAGCCACCTGCTGGCTGCGCTTTACCTGGTGCAGGCCCGCTCGCGCGAACGCGCCCACCGGCTGGCGAGGGACATGACCCAGGTGCTGCGTACCACTCTGGAGACCATGTCACAGGGAATCAGTGTCGTCGACGCGGACCTGAGGCTGATCGGACACAACCGGCGCCTCCTCGAACTGCTGGACTTTCCGCCGTCCCTCATCCACGAGGGCACGACGCTCGAGGATGTCTTCCGCTTCAACGCCGAGCGCGGCGAATACGGCCCCGGCGACGTCGAAGCGCAGGTGCGCGAGCGCGTCGAGCGTGCCCGGCATTTCGTGCCGCACCGGCTCAAGCGCACGCGACCCGACGGCAAGGTGCTGGAAATCATCGGCACCCCCCTCCCGGACGGCGGCTTCGTCACCACCTACGCCGACATCACCGAGCAGGAACGCATCGCCGCCGAAATCCGCCGCGAGCGGGACTTCCGCCAGCGCCTGATCGAATCCGTGCCCGGCATTTTCTACCTGATCAGCCAGGATGGACGTTTCCTGCTCTGGAACCGGAACTTCGAGACCATTGCCGGCTACTCGAGCGAGGACATGTCCGCCGCGCATCCTCTCGATTTTTTCGAGGGCAGCGACAGGGAACTGATCGCGTCGCGCATCGGCAAAGTGTTCGCCGACGGCTCCACTACCGCCGAGGCCCGCTTCAAGTCGAAGGACGGCACTGCGCGGCCCTTCTTCTTCACCGGCGAGCGCATCGAACTGGAGGACGGCCGTCCGGGCCTGATCGGGGTAGGCCTCGATATCTCGGAACGCAAGCAGGCGGAAGCCGCGCTGGCCCGCCAGACGGCCATCCTGCAGGCCACACTGGAGGCGATGGACCAGGGCATCAGCGTCGTCGACGCCGACCTCAACATGTCGGCGCTCAACAAGCGATTCTGCGAGTTGCTCGACCTTCCCGAATCGCTGGCCGGCGGCGGCGCCAGCTTTGCCGACTTCGCCCGCTTCAACGCACGGCGCGGAGAATACGGACCCTGCGATATCGAGACGAAGGTGCAGGAGATGGTCGAGCGCGCCCGCAACTTCCAGCCGCACTGCTTCCGCCGCACCCGTCCCAATGGTCGCGTCATCGAGGTGCGCGGCAACCCCATGCCCGGCGGCGGTTTCGTCACCACCTACACCGACGTCACCGAGCAGGAACTCGCACAGACGGCGCTCAAACGCTCGGAGCAGCGCTACCGCCAGCTGATTGAACTCTCGCCTGACGCGGTTTATGTGCACAGAAACCACATCATTCTTTTCGCCAATCCGGCGGCGGCGCGGCTGTGGGGCCTGGATTCGGCCGATCAGGCCATCGACCGCAACCTGCTCGACTTCATCCATGACGAATCGCGCGAACTGGTCAGGCAGCGCATAGCCAGGGTCGAGGCCGAACCGGCGCCGTTTCGTCTGCCCTGGGCCGAACAGGAATACCGGCGTAGCGACGGCACGACGATTCCGGTGGAAGGCTCCGCAACGGCGATCGAGCTGGAGGATGGGCCCGCCATCCTCTCGGTCATCCGGGACATCTCAGCGCGCAGACAGGCCGAAGCCGCGCTGCGCGGGAGCGAGGCCCGCTTCCGGCACATCGTCGAACAGAGCCCCATTTCGATGGCGATCGTCAGCATGGACGGCACGATCGAATTCATCAACCGCAAGGCGATCGACACCTTCGGCTACCAGCTCGAGGACATCCCCGACATGGGCGCCTGGTGGGTCAAGGCCTACCCCGACGAGACCTACCGCAGCGAAGTCGTCGCGCAGTGGATGGGCCTCGTCGAAAAGGCCATCGCGCTCAACCAGGAAATCGAGGCCAGGGAATATCGGGTCACCTGCAAGGACGGCAGTGTCAAGACCATGTCCATCTTCGGTGTCCCCGTGGCGGAGAAGGTCTTCGTGATGTTCGACGACATCACCGCGCGCAAGCGCGCCGAAGCCGAGATACTCCTGCTCAACGAAACTCTCGAGCGACGCGTTCACGAGCGCACCGCCGAACTGGAGGCCTCCAACCAGGAACTCGAGTCGTTCAGCTATTCGGTCTCCCACGACCTGCGTGCCCCCCTGCGTGCGCTGAACGGATTCAGCCACCTGCTCGAGGAGGAGTACGCTCAGAAGTTCGACGAGAACGGCCTCAACTACCTTGCCCGCATCCGGGCCGCCAGCAAACGCATGGGCGAACTGATCGACAACCTGCTCGACCTTGCCCGCGTCAGCCGGCAGGAGCTGAGGCGGGTTCCGGTCGACCTCAGCGTCCTGGCGGACGAGATCCGCGAATCCCTGGAGGACCAGTTCCCGCAGCGCAAGGTCGACTGGCAGATCGCGCCCGACCTGCATGTGAACGCCGACCCCGTGCTGATGAAGGCCCTGCTCGACAACCTGCTGAGCAATGCCTGGAAATTCACCGCGGAGCGGAAGGATGCCCGCATCGAACTGTCCGCCGACCTCAGTGGGCGCGGCAAGGTCTATTGCGTGCGGGACAACGGCGCGGGCTTCGAGATGGCCTACGCCGACAAGCTGTTCAAGCCCTTCCAGCGCCTGCACGACCCGAAGCGCTTCGAGGGCACCGGCATCGGCCTGGCCATTGCCCATCGCGTCCTGCTCCGCCATGGCGGACGCATCTGGGCCGAGAGCAGCCCCGGCCAGGGTGCGGCCTTCTTCTTCACCCTGTCCTGA
- the hpnE gene encoding hydroxysqualene dehydroxylase HpnE, which translates to MRVAIIGAGYAGMAAASELASRDIPVTVFEASRTLGGRARRVESHGHRLDNGQHILVGAYAELLRLMRLVGADPDELLERRPLNLVFPGRMRLSAPRLPAPLHLAAALLTASGLSFGARLAAVRFMQSMKKAGFRLGLDIPFAELMARHGQHASTVRYLWQPLCVSALNTPPHEASAQVFLNVLRDSLAAAREASDLLLPRTDFSALFPEPAERFVQERGGEVLRGTAVRAVTRHADGFRLEGDPSGRSYSRVVAAVAPYHLQRLAEALPQLQPVLEDVARFDYEPILTAYLGYPRPVRLPDRMVGIGGTAHFLFQHADDVLAAVTSARGPHLELSHEALAARIHAEVCGVVGEAPAPAWTQVIVEKRATFACRPGVRRPSGETPLADFYLCGDYVASDYPATLEAAVRSGVACARLVSSRAGRCPA; encoded by the coding sequence ATGAGGGTCGCCATCATCGGCGCGGGCTATGCGGGCATGGCGGCAGCCAGCGAGCTGGCTTCGCGCGACATTCCCGTCACGGTGTTCGAAGCCTCGCGCACGCTGGGCGGCCGCGCACGGCGCGTCGAATCGCATGGCCATCGGCTCGACAACGGCCAGCACATCCTGGTCGGCGCCTATGCCGAGCTGCTTCGCCTGATGCGCCTCGTCGGCGCCGATCCGGACGAACTGCTCGAGCGGCGGCCGCTCAACCTGGTCTTTCCGGGCCGCATGCGGCTCAGCGCACCGCGCCTGCCGGCGCCCCTGCACCTCGCGGCTGCCCTCCTCACGGCGAGCGGCCTGTCCTTCGGCGCCCGGCTCGCCGCCGTGCGCTTCATGCAGTCCATGAAGAAGGCCGGCTTCCGGCTCGGTCTCGACATCCCCTTCGCCGAGTTGATGGCGCGGCATGGCCAGCACGCTTCGACGGTTCGCTATCTGTGGCAGCCGCTCTGCGTCTCGGCGCTGAACACCCCGCCGCATGAAGCCTCCGCCCAGGTCTTCCTCAACGTCCTGCGCGACAGCCTGGCGGCGGCGCGCGAAGCCAGCGACCTGCTGCTGCCGCGCACGGACTTCTCCGCCCTGTTCCCGGAACCGGCCGAGCGCTTCGTGCAGGAACGCGGCGGCGAGGTGCTGCGCGGAACGGCGGTCCGTGCCGTCACGCGGCACGCCGACGGCTTCCGCCTCGAAGGAGACCCCTCCGGGCGCAGCTATTCCCGCGTCGTCGCCGCGGTGGCGCCCTATCACCTGCAGCGCCTCGCCGAGGCGCTGCCGCAGCTGCAGCCGGTGCTGGAGGACGTCGCGCGATTCGACTACGAGCCGATCCTTACCGCCTATCTCGGCTATCCCCGCCCGGTGCGCCTGCCCGACCGCATGGTCGGCATCGGCGGCACGGCGCACTTCCTGTTCCAGCATGCCGACGACGTGCTCGCCGCCGTCACCAGCGCCCGCGGGCCGCACCTCGAGCTGTCGCACGAGGCGCTCGCCGCGCGCATCCACGCCGAAGTGTGCGGCGTCGTCGGCGAGGCGCCCGCGCCCGCCTGGACGCAGGTGATCGTCGAGAAGCGCGCCACTTTCGCCTGCCGACCCGGCGTGCGGCGACCGTCCGGCGAAACGCCGCTGGCGGATTTCTACCTTTGCGGGGACTACGTCGCCTCGGACTACCCGGCGACGCTGGAGGCGGCCGTGCGCAGCGGCGTCGCCTGCGCGCGCCTCGTCAGCTCACGAGCCGGCCGCTGCCCAGCTTGA
- a CDS encoding arylesterase, which translates to MLKFISVGIFVLFSFAAQAAGNILVVGDSISAGYGLAQGQSWPSLLEKRLREQRLDYSVVNASISGDTTAGGRSRIGAALDQARPAVVIIALGGNDGLRGLPVAAMRENLDAMIGAARARKARVVLVGMKLPPNYGIDYTRAFERSYAELAKRHKSSLVPFLLEGVAEKREFFQPDGIHPIAEAQPIILDNVWKVLKPQLK; encoded by the coding sequence ATGCTGAAGTTCATCTCTGTCGGAATCTTTGTTCTGTTTTCGTTCGCTGCGCAGGCGGCAGGCAATATCCTCGTAGTCGGCGACAGCATCTCGGCCGGTTACGGCCTCGCCCAGGGACAGTCCTGGCCGTCGCTGCTCGAGAAGCGCCTGCGCGAACAGCGGCTGGATTATAGCGTCGTCAATGCCAGCATCAGCGGCGACACCACCGCGGGCGGCCGCAGCCGCATCGGCGCCGCGCTCGACCAGGCGCGCCCGGCGGTGGTGATCATCGCACTGGGCGGCAACGACGGCCTGCGCGGCCTGCCTGTCGCCGCCATGCGCGAAAACCTGGATGCCATGATCGGCGCCGCCCGCGCGCGCAAGGCGCGCGTCGTGCTGGTGGGAATGAAACTGCCGCCGAACTACGGCATCGACTACACGCGGGCCTTCGAGCGCAGCTATGCTGAACTGGCCAAACGCCACAAGTCGTCCCTGGTACCCTTCCTGCTGGAGGGTGTGGCCGAGAAGCGGGAGTTCTTCCAGCCTGACGGCATTCACCCCATTGCCGAAGCGCAACCGATCATCCTCGACAACGTCTGGAAGGTCCTCAAGCCGCAACTCAAATGA
- a CDS encoding ABC transporter ATP-binding protein has translation MNFSIEPSVPMVEAAALGKEVPSGDDRLVILHEISFRVMAGEAVAIVGASGSGKSTLLGLLAGLDVPTQGRVLLGGRDLNALDEDARAELRGGMLGFVFQSFQLLPALTALENVMLPLELAGRSGARADAEQMLGRVGLAQRLGHYPKHLSGGEQQRVAIARAFAAKPGLLLADEPTGNLDAATGADIIDLMFAMNAELGTTLVLVTHDEAIARRCGRVLKLGSGRLVS, from the coding sequence ATGAACTTCAGCATTGAACCCTCGGTACCCATGGTCGAAGCCGCCGCACTCGGCAAGGAAGTGCCGAGCGGCGACGATCGGCTGGTGATTCTGCACGAGATTTCCTTCCGGGTCATGGCCGGCGAGGCGGTGGCCATCGTCGGCGCTTCCGGTTCCGGGAAATCGACGCTGCTTGGACTGCTGGCCGGCCTGGATGTTCCGACGCAGGGGCGCGTGCTGCTCGGTGGCCGCGACCTCAATGCGCTGGACGAGGATGCGCGGGCGGAATTGCGCGGCGGCATGCTGGGCTTTGTCTTCCAGTCGTTCCAGTTGCTGCCGGCGCTGACCGCACTGGAGAATGTCATGCTGCCGCTGGAACTGGCCGGGCGCAGCGGCGCACGCGCCGACGCGGAGCAGATGCTGGGGCGGGTCGGCCTGGCACAGCGCCTCGGCCATTACCCGAAGCACCTCTCCGGCGGCGAACAGCAGCGCGTCGCCATCGCGCGGGCCTTCGCCGCGAAGCCGGGCCTGCTCCTGGCCGACGAGCCGACCGGCAACCTCGACGCCGCCACCGGCGCCGACATCATCGACCTGATGTTCGCCATGAACGCCGAGCTGGGCACGACGCTGGTGCTGGTGACGCACGACGAGGCCATCGCCCGCCGCTGCGGCCGCGTGCTCAAGCTGGGCAGCGGCCGGCTCGTGAGCTGA
- the hpnD gene encoding presqualene diphosphate synthase HpnD: MAPDEYCRRKAAGSGSSFYYSFLFLPPERRRAITALYAFCREVDDVVDECPDPQLARTKLAWWRAELAGTYAGRPSHPVTRSLADALRSFSLPQELLVEIIDGMEMDLSQARYADFKALHLYCYRVASVVGLLAAEIFGYEDRRTLKYAHDLGLAFQLTNIIRDVGEDARRGRIYLPLDELERFGVPAEDILHARYSDAFRRLMEFQIERAEQQYEQAFAQLPAQDRRAQRPGLVMAAIYRTLLREIRRDGCRVLDRRMALTPIRKLWIAWRTWVRE, translated from the coding sequence ATGGCCCCGGACGAATACTGCCGACGCAAGGCCGCCGGGAGCGGCTCCAGCTTCTACTACAGTTTCCTCTTTCTGCCGCCGGAGCGCCGCCGCGCCATCACCGCCCTCTACGCCTTCTGCCGAGAGGTGGACGATGTCGTCGACGAATGCCCCGACCCGCAACTGGCCCGCACCAAGCTGGCCTGGTGGCGTGCCGAACTGGCCGGCACCTACGCCGGCCGGCCGAGCCATCCCGTGACGCGGTCGCTGGCAGACGCCCTGCGCAGTTTCAGCCTGCCCCAGGAATTGCTCGTCGAGATCATCGACGGCATGGAGATGGACCTGTCGCAGGCCCGTTATGCCGACTTCAAGGCGCTGCACCTCTACTGCTACCGCGTCGCCAGCGTGGTCGGCCTGCTGGCCGCGGAAATCTTCGGCTATGAGGACCGCCGCACCCTCAAGTACGCCCACGATCTCGGCCTCGCTTTCCAGCTCACCAACATCATCCGCGACGTCGGGGAGGACGCCCGCCGCGGCCGCATCTACCTGCCCCTCGACGAACTCGAGCGCTTCGGCGTCCCGGCCGAGGACATCCTCCACGCGCGCTACTCGGACGCCTTCCGGCGCCTCATGGAATTCCAGATCGAGCGCGCCGAACAGCAATACGAGCAGGCCTTCGCCCAGCTGCCGGCGCAGGACCGGCGCGCGCAGCGGCCGGGGCTGGTCATGGCGGCGATCTACCGCACCCTGTTGCGGGAAATCCGCCGCGACGGCTGCCGCGTCCTCGACCGCCGTATGGCACTGACGCCGATCCGCAAGCTGTGGATCGCCTGGCGCACCTGGGTCAGAGAGTAG
- the mnmH gene encoding tRNA 2-selenouridine(34) synthase MnmH — translation MSMKTMKIQGVANVTQAGEFDEIIDVRSPAEYAEDHMPGAVNCPVLSNEERARVGTVYKQESPFAAKKIGAALVARHIAEHIETRFLDKPREWKPLVYCWRGGKRSGAMTHVLRQIGWHACALDGGYKSWRRHVVEQLADLPRRFAFRVVTGATGSGKSRLLETLAAQGAQVLDLEALAAHKGSVLGGLPDEPQPSQKMFESRLLAVLQGLTFSKPVYVEAESRKIGRLQVPDALLETMRAGPCLRLEATLPARVAFLIGDYDYFLADPASLKEKLACLRELQSGETLAQWNALIDARDWPALVGELLEKHYDPLYKRSQGRNYAFFADAPRYATDDLSPAGLDSLARRILANAALPDLQP, via the coding sequence ATGTCCATGAAAACGATGAAGATACAGGGTGTCGCGAACGTAACACAGGCCGGCGAATTTGACGAGATCATCGACGTGCGCTCGCCGGCCGAGTACGCCGAAGACCATATGCCGGGCGCGGTCAATTGCCCGGTGCTCTCCAACGAGGAGCGCGCCCGCGTCGGCACGGTCTACAAGCAGGAGTCGCCCTTCGCCGCCAAGAAGATCGGCGCCGCCCTCGTCGCCCGCCACATCGCCGAGCACATCGAGACGCGCTTCCTCGACAAGCCGCGCGAATGGAAGCCGCTGGTCTACTGCTGGCGCGGCGGCAAGCGCAGCGGTGCCATGACCCATGTCCTGCGCCAGATCGGCTGGCACGCCTGCGCTCTCGACGGCGGCTACAAGTCCTGGCGCCGCCACGTTGTCGAGCAGCTCGCCGATCTGCCGCGGCGCTTCGCCTTCCGCGTCGTCACCGGCGCCACCGGCAGCGGCAAGAGCCGCCTGCTCGAGACGCTCGCCGCCCAGGGCGCACAGGTGCTCGACCTGGAGGCGCTGGCCGCGCACAAGGGCTCGGTGCTGGGCGGCCTGCCGGATGAGCCGCAGCCCTCGCAGAAGATGTTCGAGAGCCGCCTGCTCGCCGTGCTGCAGGGACTGACTTTTTCCAAACCCGTCTATGTCGAGGCGGAGAGCCGCAAGATCGGCCGGCTGCAGGTGCCCGACGCCCTGCTGGAGACCATGCGCGCCGGCCCCTGCCTGCGCCTCGAGGCGACTTTGCCGGCGCGCGTCGCCTTCCTCATCGGCGACTACGACTACTTCCTCGCCGACCCGGCCTCGCTCAAGGAAAAACTCGCCTGCCTGCGCGAGCTGCAGAGCGGCGAAACGCTGGCGCAGTGGAATGCGCTCATCGACGCGCGCGACTGGCCGGCGCTGGTGGGGGAACTGCTGGAGAAGCACTACGACCCGCTCTACAAGCGTTCGCAGGGCAGGAACTACGCATTTTTCGCCGACGCGCCGCGCTATGCCACCGACGACCTTTCGCCGGCAGGGCTGGACAGCCTGGCTAGACGGATTCTGGCAAACGCAGCCTTGCCGGATCTTCAGCCCTGA
- a CDS encoding class I SAM-dependent methyltransferase — translation MRENLSHTHADAPSDWVRRCAVLLPRAAAVLDVACGRGRHVRLLSGMGHAVEAVDRDAEALAGLSAIPGVTIRMADLENGPWPYAGRRFDGIVVSNYLHRPLFPHLVAALADGGVLIYETFMLGNERFGRPSNPDFLLRPSELIEVFGTTLQIVAFEQGEVARPKPACVQRLCAVRAEDPARLRLPESV, via the coding sequence ATGCGCGAGAACTTGAGCCACACGCATGCGGATGCCCCCTCCGACTGGGTGAGGCGTTGCGCCGTTCTGCTGCCCCGGGCGGCTGCGGTGCTGGATGTGGCCTGCGGCCGCGGCCGCCATGTGCGACTTCTGTCCGGCATGGGACATGCGGTCGAGGCCGTCGATCGGGATGCGGAGGCATTGGCCGGCCTGTCGGCCATTCCAGGCGTGACGATCCGCATGGCGGACCTGGAGAATGGTCCCTGGCCCTATGCGGGTCGGCGATTCGACGGCATCGTCGTGTCCAACTACCTGCACCGGCCGCTGTTCCCGCATCTCGTGGCGGCGCTGGCGGATGGCGGCGTACTCATCTATGAGACATTCATGCTGGGCAACGAGCGCTTCGGACGGCCGTCGAATCCGGACTTCCTGTTGCGCCCGAGCGAACTGATCGAGGTGTTCGGTACCACGCTCCAGATTGTCGCCTTCGAGCAGGGCGAGGTGGCCCGGCCCAAGCCTGCATGCGTGCAGCGCTTGTGCGCCGTCAGGGCTGAAGATCCGGCAAGGCTGCGTTTGCCAGAATCCGTCTAG
- the selD gene encoding selenide, water dikinase SelD: MDIKLTQFSHGGGCGCKIAPAVLTELLADTPLRVMPKELIVGTETSDDAAVYKLNEEQAIVATTDFFTPIVDDPYDFGRIAATNAISDIYAMGGRPIMALAVVGMPLDKLPTEVIRKILAGGESVCAEAGIPIAGGHSIDVLEPIYGLVALGLVHPQHVKRNSGAKAGDVLILGKPLGVGILSAALKKGLLTPEGYATMIRHTTKLNTPGARLAGLDGVHALTDVTGFGLAGHLLEICRGSSLSATVRFADLPFIPEALGFVQEGISTGASTRNWNGYGSDVALPADAPEWQQKLLTDPQTSGGLLVACAPEAERAVLAELQGAGFAEAAAIGRLETGPARLQVI, encoded by the coding sequence ATGGACATCAAACTCACCCAATTCTCGCATGGCGGCGGTTGCGGCTGCAAAATCGCCCCGGCCGTGCTGACCGAACTGCTCGCCGACACGCCCTTGCGCGTCATGCCGAAGGAACTCATCGTCGGCACCGAGACCAGCGACGACGCAGCGGTGTACAAGCTCAACGAGGAGCAGGCCATCGTTGCCACGACGGACTTCTTCACGCCGATCGTCGACGATCCCTACGACTTCGGCCGCATCGCCGCGACCAACGCGATATCCGACATCTACGCCATGGGCGGCCGGCCGATCATGGCGCTGGCGGTGGTCGGCATGCCGCTCGACAAGCTGCCGACGGAGGTGATCCGCAAGATCCTCGCCGGCGGCGAGTCGGTCTGCGCAGAGGCCGGCATTCCCATCGCCGGCGGCCATTCCATCGACGTTCTGGAACCGATCTACGGCCTGGTGGCGCTGGGGCTGGTCCATCCGCAGCACGTCAAGCGCAACAGCGGCGCCAAGGCCGGCGATGTGCTCATCCTGGGCAAGCCGCTCGGCGTCGGCATCCTCTCCGCAGCGCTGAAGAAGGGCCTGCTGACGCCGGAGGGATACGCCACGATGATCCGCCACACGACGAAGCTCAACACGCCCGGCGCGCGGCTGGCCGGGCTGGACGGCGTGCATGCGCTGACCGACGTTACCGGCTTCGGCCTGGCCGGCCACCTGCTCGAGATCTGCCGCGGCTCGTCGTTGTCCGCCACGGTGCGCTTCGCCGACCTGCCGTTCATTCCCGAGGCGCTCGGCTTCGTCCAGGAAGGCATTTCCACCGGCGCGTCGACGCGCAACTGGAACGGCTACGGTTCGGACGTGGCGTTGCCGGCAGATGCGCCGGAGTGGCAGCAGAAGCTGCTCACCGACCCGCAGACCAGCGGCGGGCTGCTCGTCGCCTGCGCACCGGAAGCGGAACGGGCCGTGCTGGCCGAGCTGCAGGGCGCCGGCTTCGCCGAAGCGGCCGCCATCGGCCGCCTGGAAACCGGGCCCGCCCGCCTGCAGGTCATTTGA
- the hpnC gene encoding squalene synthase HpnC yields MSADHYENFPVASLLLPARLREPVKAIYVFARSADDIADEGTLTDRERLAGLDRYRAELDAIEAGRPTQDPVFLRLRPAVAEHHLPMSLFRDLLDAFSQDVVKKRYASFGELMDYCRRSADPIGRLLLHLYGIDDAKSQSLSDGVCSSLQLINHWQDIAIDWQKGRVYLPQDELARFGIKESQIAEGRWDAAWAAMMDFQTDRARSMMEAASPLVHVLPGRIGLELRLIIASGFRVLDKLQRVRGDVFRRRPVITKRDWPAILLHAAAG; encoded by the coding sequence ATGTCGGCCGACCATTACGAGAACTTCCCCGTCGCATCGCTCCTGCTGCCTGCGCGCCTGCGCGAGCCGGTCAAGGCCATCTATGTCTTTGCCCGCAGCGCCGACGACATTGCCGACGAAGGTACCCTCACCGACCGGGAGCGCCTGGCCGGGCTGGATCGCTACCGGGCTGAACTGGATGCCATTGAAGCCGGCCGGCCGACGCAGGATCCGGTTTTCCTGCGCCTGCGACCGGCCGTCGCGGAGCACCACCTGCCTATGTCTCTGTTCCGCGACCTGCTCGACGCCTTCAGTCAGGACGTAGTGAAGAAACGCTACGCCAGTTTCGGAGAATTGATGGATTACTGCCGTCGTTCCGCCGATCCGATCGGCCGGCTGCTGCTGCATCTCTACGGGATCGACGACGCCAAAAGTCAGTCCCTGTCGGACGGCGTCTGCAGCAGCCTGCAGCTCATCAACCACTGGCAGGACATCGCGATCGACTGGCAGAAGGGACGCGTCTACCTGCCGCAGGACGAACTGGCGCGCTTCGGCATCAAAGAGTCCCAGATCGCCGAGGGCCGCTGGGACGCTGCCTGGGCAGCCATGATGGATTTCCAGACCGACCGCGCCCGCAGCATGATGGAGGCCGCCAGTCCCCTCGTGCACGTGCTGCCCGGCCGCATCGGCCTCGAGCTGCGGCTCATCATCGCCAGCGGCTTTCGCGTACTGGACAAGCTTCAGCGCGTGCGCGGCGACGTCTTTCGCCGGCGGCCGGTCATCACGAAACGGGATTGGCCGGCCATCCTGCTTCATGCTGCAGCGGGGTGA